Proteins encoded within one genomic window of Chthonomonas sp.:
- a CDS encoding aminotransferase class V-fold PLP-dependent enzyme, giving the protein MLSSTDSLAAVRAQARAQFPALASDFAFFENAGGSQVPTSVIEAIHSFLLESYAQTGASYPASLQASAVNAEAHAFVNDLFGGAGRGKVAFAQSASSHFHTLAQSIRPTLRPGDEIVIAVANHESNVGPFVRLQEFGVKIRWWEVHPETGVYGPDGLVPLLSDRTRLICYPRTSNLLGDVQDCAAVSRLARGVGAWTVVDAVASAAHEPLSVVEWDVDFCAFSHYKVYGPHVGAMWIRNECLEKIDGPNHFFNLPGEWANRFELGCLPYELLAGILGLREYLRTLAPEASSDRERVAQSFKSMHALEQPLTEHMLAWLKLRDDLRIIGPTSPSERHPTISFVHNRLSSETIATALCDRGFGVKYGHMYAYRLCEALGLDLVQGVVRISAVHTNTPDEVERLLKALGSILEGAVQ; this is encoded by the coding sequence ATGCTGAGTAGCACCGACTCCCTCGCAGCTGTGCGCGCCCAAGCGCGAGCGCAGTTCCCCGCCCTCGCATCTGACTTTGCTTTCTTTGAGAACGCGGGCGGCTCCCAGGTCCCGACCAGCGTCATCGAGGCGATCCACTCATTCCTGCTCGAATCGTACGCACAGACCGGTGCCAGCTACCCCGCCAGCCTCCAAGCATCTGCCGTCAATGCGGAGGCTCATGCGTTCGTGAACGACCTGTTCGGGGGTGCCGGAAGAGGCAAAGTCGCTTTCGCTCAGTCGGCGAGTTCCCACTTCCATACCCTCGCGCAATCCATCCGCCCCACGCTCCGGCCCGGTGACGAGATCGTCATCGCGGTGGCAAACCACGAGTCGAACGTCGGCCCGTTTGTTCGGCTGCAGGAGTTCGGCGTGAAAATCCGGTGGTGGGAGGTCCATCCCGAGACCGGCGTGTACGGACCCGATGGGCTTGTTCCCCTTCTGAGCGACCGCACTCGACTGATCTGCTATCCGCGAACCAGCAACCTGCTCGGAGACGTGCAAGACTGCGCCGCCGTCAGCCGCTTGGCACGTGGTGTGGGTGCATGGACGGTGGTCGATGCGGTGGCGAGCGCGGCCCACGAGCCGCTATCGGTTGTAGAGTGGGATGTGGATTTCTGCGCCTTCAGCCACTACAAGGTATATGGTCCACACGTCGGTGCGATGTGGATTCGCAACGAATGCCTGGAGAAGATCGACGGTCCGAACCACTTCTTCAACCTGCCCGGCGAGTGGGCGAACCGATTCGAGCTGGGCTGTCTTCCGTACGAACTGCTCGCCGGAATTCTTGGGCTTCGCGAGTACTTACGAACACTCGCTCCGGAAGCGAGCAGCGACCGGGAACGAGTCGCGCAGTCGTTCAAATCGATGCACGCTTTGGAGCAACCCCTGACCGAACACATGCTTGCTTGGCTGAAGCTCCGGGACGACCTGCGCATCATCGGCCCGACGAGCCCTTCCGAGCGGCACCCGACGATCAGCTTCGTTCACAACCGGCTGAGCAGTGAGACCATCGCGACGGCGCTATGTGATCGTGGATTCGGCGTCAAGTACGGGCACATGTACGCCTATCGGCTGTGCGAGGCGCTTGGTTTGGATCTCGTCCAAGGCGTCGTCCGGATCAGCGCCGTCCACACGAACACCCCTGACGAGGTGGAGCGTTTGCTGAAAGCACTTGGGTCGATCTTGGAAGGCGCAGTACAATAG